In the Maribacter sp. MJ134 genome, one interval contains:
- a CDS encoding glycoside hydrolase family 65 protein, with amino-acid sequence MNQDYIKADNWSIIEEGFDKEQVKSSESLFSIGNGAMGQRANFEETYTGDTFQGSYIAGVYYPDKTRVGWWKNGYPEYFAKVLNAPNWIGINVSVNGETLDLNTCKNVSDYRRELNMKEGYYKREFVATLPNDIKIGVEAIRFLSLDIDEVGAIKYAITVLSSDAEVVLESYLDSSITNEDSNWDDKFWNTTGVSSEGNQAFIEAHTMKTNFATCTFMQSHLFYNGSISVVEPHNVKEDLRVSQTFKQKVKMGETVALHKFGGYTVSTNHKTSKLVAAAKEVLIEVSQLGFNALLEKQKQAWARIWVMSDIVIEGDVKAQQGIRFNIFQLNQTYLGTDSRLNIGPKGFTGEKYGGSTYWDTEAYCLPFYMATKDDKVARKLLKYRYNHLDKAIENAQKLGFVNGAALYPMVTMNGEECHNEWEITFEEIHRNGAIAFAIYNYYRYTGDYSYIPEMGLEVLIGISRFWHQRVSFSEDKQKYVMLGVTGPNEYENNVNNNWYTNYLAKWCIDYTLEQIGRVKDGYADDYKRIMGKTKLNDRELENWKKVADNIYFPFSEKYGIFLQQDGFLDKELVEVKDLSKQDRPINQKWSWDRILRSPYIKQADVLQGFYLFEADFSTESLEKHFDFYEPFTVHESSLSPCVHSIQAAKLGRMEQAYTFYLRTSRLDLDDYNKEVEEGLHITSMAGTWMSIVEGFGGMRVVDDKLSFYPQIPKQWKAYAFNVNFRNRIIKVRVTDKETTFELNGDTEMSIRVNGKRVELIPGNTISV; translated from the coding sequence ATGAATCAAGATTATATAAAGGCCGATAATTGGTCTATCATAGAAGAAGGTTTTGACAAAGAACAGGTGAAATCTTCAGAAAGCTTATTTAGTATTGGCAACGGCGCAATGGGGCAAAGGGCCAATTTTGAAGAAACGTACACGGGAGACACATTTCAAGGAAGTTATATTGCAGGTGTTTATTATCCGGATAAGACACGTGTGGGATGGTGGAAAAATGGCTATCCTGAGTATTTTGCCAAAGTATTGAATGCTCCCAATTGGATTGGAATAAATGTAAGTGTGAACGGGGAAACGTTGGATTTGAATACCTGTAAGAACGTTTCGGATTACCGAAGGGAGCTCAACATGAAAGAGGGTTATTACAAGAGGGAGTTCGTTGCCACCCTACCTAACGATATCAAGATAGGGGTAGAAGCCATTAGATTTCTAAGTTTGGATATAGATGAGGTAGGGGCAATAAAGTATGCCATTACAGTGCTTTCTTCGGATGCTGAAGTAGTATTGGAATCTTATTTGGATAGCAGCATTACCAATGAAGATAGTAATTGGGATGATAAGTTCTGGAACACTACAGGAGTTTCTTCCGAAGGAAACCAAGCTTTTATTGAGGCACATACGATGAAGACAAATTTTGCGACCTGTACCTTTATGCAGTCGCACCTATTTTATAATGGCAGTATAAGTGTTGTTGAACCCCATAATGTTAAAGAAGATTTACGGGTAAGCCAAACCTTTAAGCAAAAGGTGAAAATGGGCGAGACGGTAGCATTGCATAAATTTGGTGGTTATACTGTTTCTACGAATCATAAGACATCAAAATTGGTCGCTGCCGCAAAGGAAGTGCTTATTGAAGTTTCCCAACTCGGTTTTAATGCCTTGTTGGAAAAACAAAAACAAGCTTGGGCGCGGATTTGGGTGATGAGCGATATTGTTATCGAAGGAGATGTAAAAGCCCAACAGGGCATACGTTTTAATATCTTTCAATTGAACCAGACCTATCTCGGAACAGATTCAAGATTGAATATAGGGCCAAAAGGATTTACCGGAGAGAAATATGGCGGTAGCACCTATTGGGACACAGAAGCTTATTGTCTTCCTTTCTATATGGCTACTAAAGATGATAAAGTTGCGCGTAAATTACTAAAGTACAGATACAATCACTTGGATAAGGCCATAGAGAATGCGCAAAAGCTAGGGTTTGTAAACGGTGCGGCGTTATATCCTATGGTTACCATGAACGGAGAGGAATGCCATAACGAGTGGGAAATAACTTTTGAAGAAATACATAGAAACGGGGCCATAGCCTTTGCAATCTATAACTATTACAGATATACAGGAGACTATAGTTATATACCAGAAATGGGTCTAGAGGTATTGATCGGTATTTCAAGATTTTGGCATCAAAGGGTGAGCTTTTCCGAGGACAAGCAAAAGTACGTTATGTTAGGGGTAACAGGACCCAACGAATATGAGAACAACGTCAATAATAACTGGTACACCAATTATTTGGCCAAGTGGTGCATAGATTACACCTTGGAACAAATAGGTAGGGTCAAAGATGGATACGCGGACGATTATAAGCGTATCATGGGAAAGACGAAATTAAATGATAGGGAGCTTGAAAATTGGAAAAAAGTAGCCGATAATATATACTTTCCATTTTCTGAAAAATATGGGATATTCCTACAACAAGACGGGTTTTTGGACAAGGAGTTAGTTGAGGTGAAGGATCTGTCAAAACAGGACCGACCCATCAACCAGAAATGGAGCTGGGATAGAATTTTACGTTCTCCGTACATCAAACAGGCAGATGTACTTCAGGGATTTTATCTTTTTGAGGCTGATTTTTCAACAGAATCATTAGAAAAGCACTTTGATTTTTATGAGCCGTTTACGGTTCATGAATCTTCGCTATCGCCATGTGTGCATAGTATACAAGCGGCCAAGCTGGGTAGAATGGAGCAGGCGTACACTTTTTATCTGAGAACTTCAAGACTTGATTTGGATGACTATAACAAGGAGGTGGAAGAGGGCTTACACATTACCTCAATGGCAGGTACTTGGATGAGTATTGTAGAAGGTTTTGGAGGGATGCGCGTTGTAGATGATAAGTTGTCTTTCTATCCTCAAATTCCAAAGCAGTGGAAGGCCTATGCTTTTAATGTTAATTTTAGAAATAGAATCATTAAGGTACGCGTAACGGACAAGGAAACCACTTTTGAGCTTAATGGAGATACCGAAATGTCCATACGTGTAAATGGTAAAAGGGTAGAGCTGATACCTGGCAATACAATATCGGTATAA
- a CDS encoding alpha-amylase family glycosyl hydrolase, translating into MRQTIFIFFCLVALASTSCKNEIQKPLHQKMERKNKVVVYQVFTRLFGNNNTNNKPWGTIEENGVGKFDDFSLHALQEIKELGITHMWYTGVPHHAVINDYTAIGISNDDPDVVKGRAGSPYAVKDYYNVNPDLAVDPGNRLQEFKNLVTRTHATGMKVIIDIVPNHVARGYEGKTNPTGVTDFGANDDTTLEYHRDNNFYYIPGEEFKVPEWKDGYLPLGGEEHRLADSKYTEVPAKWTGNGSRLAQPDMNDWYETVRINYGVRPDGSYDFDSLPEDFAQKGIAEHAAFWKEKSVPSSWIKFRDIALYWLDFGVDGFRYDMAEMVPVEFWSYMNSSIKMKNPNAFLMAEVYNPDLYRAYIKKGKMDYLYDKVELYDSIKHIMKGYGWTDHIPVVQKGLEDIEHHMLHFLENHDEQRIASPDFVGEAKTAKPAMVVSATISTSPTMIYFGQEVGEPGAENAGFGSPTRTSIFDYIGVPHFQRWVNEKKFDGGQLSDAEKELRDFYKRLLNFTIESEALMGKYREIHFYNKEHTDNYNHRVLSYVRWSEKEKLVVVSNFDAHENHTFQLKIPSEIISEWKLKNGTYKLVDGLYGFSQELRVVDGVGNIDVHLNPLESYIFELKN; encoded by the coding sequence ATGCGCCAAACCATTTTTATTTTCTTTTGTCTGGTGGCCTTGGCCAGTACATCCTGTAAAAACGAAATTCAAAAACCCTTGCATCAAAAAATGGAAAGAAAAAATAAAGTGGTTGTTTACCAGGTTTTTACAAGGCTATTTGGTAATAACAATACGAACAACAAGCCTTGGGGAACCATTGAGGAGAACGGGGTAGGTAAGTTTGATGACTTTTCCCTTCATGCGTTGCAAGAAATCAAGGAGCTGGGAATTACACATATGTGGTATACCGGTGTTCCGCATCATGCAGTTATAAATGATTATACCGCCATCGGTATTTCTAACGATGACCCGGATGTAGTCAAGGGAAGGGCGGGTTCACCATATGCCGTTAAGGATTATTATAACGTTAATCCTGACTTGGCCGTAGACCCCGGTAATAGGCTTCAGGAATTTAAAAACTTGGTAACCCGTACACATGCCACCGGTATGAAGGTTATCATAGATATTGTTCCAAACCATGTTGCCAGAGGTTACGAGGGAAAAACCAATCCTACCGGGGTAACCGATTTTGGAGCCAACGACGATACCACCTTGGAGTACCACCGAGATAATAACTTTTATTATATTCCAGGGGAAGAATTTAAGGTTCCCGAATGGAAGGATGGTTATTTGCCTTTAGGCGGAGAAGAACATCGCTTGGCAGATTCCAAATATACCGAAGTGCCGGCCAAATGGACAGGGAATGGCTCTAGACTGGCACAGCCAGATATGAACGATTGGTATGAAACGGTACGGATTAACTACGGGGTGCGCCCAGATGGCTCTTATGATTTTGATTCGCTTCCAGAGGACTTTGCACAAAAGGGAATCGCGGAACACGCTGCGTTTTGGAAGGAAAAATCGGTTCCAAGTTCTTGGATAAAATTCAGGGATATTGCGTTGTACTGGTTAGATTTTGGAGTAGATGGCTTTAGATATGACATGGCCGAAATGGTGCCGGTTGAGTTTTGGAGCTACATGAACTCTAGCATAAAAATGAAGAATCCGAATGCTTTTCTTATGGCAGAGGTATATAATCCTGACCTATATAGAGCCTATATTAAAAAAGGTAAAATGGATTATCTATATGACAAGGTAGAACTTTACGATAGTATAAAGCACATTATGAAAGGCTACGGGTGGACGGATCATATACCCGTTGTTCAAAAAGGTTTGGAAGATATAGAGCATCATATGCTTCATTTTTTAGAGAACCATGATGAGCAGCGCATTGCTAGTCCGGATTTTGTGGGCGAGGCTAAAACGGCTAAACCGGCCATGGTAGTTTCCGCCACCATTAGCACATCGCCTACCATGATTTACTTTGGTCAGGAAGTGGGGGAACCTGGAGCGGAAAACGCTGGTTTTGGCAGCCCAACGAGAACCTCGATTTTTGATTATATCGGTGTACCCCATTTTCAGAGATGGGTCAATGAAAAAAAGTTCGATGGGGGTCAGTTAAGTGATGCAGAAAAGGAACTACGAGATTTTTACAAGCGTCTACTGAACTTCACTATAGAAAGTGAAGCCCTTATGGGAAAATATCGTGAGATACATTTCTACAATAAGGAGCATACGGACAATTATAATCACCGGGTGCTGTCCTATGTGCGTTGGAGTGAGAAGGAAAAATTGGTAGTGGTATCTAATTTTGACGCGCACGAAAATCATACTTTTCAACTTAAGATTCCATCGGAAATAATTAGCGAATGGAAATTGAAGAACGGAACTTATAAACTAGTGGACGGTCTGTACGGTTTCAGCCAAGAATTAAGGGTTGTAGATGGTGTAGGAAATATCGATGTGCATTTAAATCCATTAGAATCTTATATTTTTGAATTGAAAAATTAG
- a CDS encoding glycerophosphodiester phosphodiesterase → MFKKISILAVFILITACDMKKPLVIGHRGAMGHETENSLASIQKALDLGVDMIEIDVFQISSGEIVVFHDEMVDRLTNGPGKIEEYNIYDLKRLTLDGGHKIPMLQDVLKLIDNKVALNIELKGANTSDRVNFIMDYYIKQKNWSPENFIISSFNWEELRTMRKLNDEVAIAVLTEENPIDAIPIAKELNAVAINPYFKNLDLEVVNEIRDAGFKIYTWTVNEPADIDAMKRISVDGIITNFPERVQ, encoded by the coding sequence ATGTTTAAAAAGATTTCAATTTTAGCAGTATTCATTCTAATAACGGCTTGCGATATGAAAAAACCTTTGGTAATTGGTCATAGGGGAGCAATGGGTCATGAAACTGAAAATAGTTTAGCATCTATTCAAAAAGCACTGGATTTGGGGGTAGACATGATAGAGATCGATGTCTTCCAAATTTCCAGTGGTGAGATTGTCGTGTTTCACGATGAAATGGTAGATAGGCTTACCAATGGCCCAGGAAAAATAGAAGAATATAATATCTACGATTTAAAAAGGTTAACCCTGGATGGAGGACATAAGATACCCATGCTTCAAGATGTATTGAAGTTGATAGACAATAAAGTGGCCCTTAATATTGAGTTAAAGGGGGCGAATACGTCGGACAGGGTAAACTTTATTATGGATTATTACATCAAACAAAAGAATTGGTCTCCTGAAAATTTTATCATTTCTAGTTTCAATTGGGAAGAGTTACGCACTATGCGTAAACTGAATGATGAGGTAGCGATAGCGGTTCTGACAGAGGAAAATCCTATTGATGCCATTCCCATAGCGAAGGAACTTAATGCGGTAGCCATAAATCCCTATTTCAAAAACCTGGATTTAGAAGTTGTTAACGAAATACGAGATGCCGGGTTTAAAATATATACATGGACGGTTAATGAACCCGCTGATATAGATGCCATGAAGCGAATTAGCGTAGACGGGATTATTACCAATTTCCCGGAAAGGGTTCAGTAA
- a CDS encoding NAD(P)/FAD-dependent oxidoreductase: MYDVLIVGGGAAGFYAALHVAEHLPKNKVAILERGNEVLSKVKVSGGGRCNVTHAEFDPKELSKNYPRGEKELLGPFHTYASGDTITFFEERGIALKIEEDGRMFPVTDSSQTIIDCFLSEAKRLGVAINYKSPVVGITAEKEHWLVKTKNASFKSKKIIMATGSNPKVWDLLGNLGHTIITPVPSLFTFNIQDKRIADIPGLSTAAEVHVLESSTGKGNLYGKKNREAVLTSEGPLLITHWGMSGPAILKLSAWGARILKNYNYNFKIQVNWVPEYHKEGLLGLFMEVKKVERKTVLRTKVVDIPKRLWVNLVRASGIADSDTWPDVSKIQLQNLAEQLTNGIYQVTGKSTFKEEFVTAGGIDLKEINFKTYESKVIPNLYFAGEIMNIDAITGGFNFQNAWTSGYMAAQGIIAELANDE, encoded by the coding sequence ATGTATGATGTTCTCATAGTTGGTGGTGGTGCGGCAGGTTTCTATGCAGCACTCCATGTCGCTGAACACCTTCCTAAAAACAAGGTGGCCATACTCGAAAGGGGGAATGAAGTGCTTTCGAAAGTAAAAGTTTCCGGAGGTGGCCGTTGTAATGTTACCCATGCCGAGTTTGACCCAAAAGAACTTTCCAAGAACTATCCCAGAGGAGAGAAAGAACTTTTAGGTCCTTTTCATACCTACGCCAGCGGAGATACCATCACTTTCTTTGAAGAAAGAGGAATTGCATTGAAGATAGAAGAGGATGGCCGTATGTTTCCGGTAACGGATTCTTCACAGACCATCATTGACTGTTTTTTGTCCGAAGCAAAGCGATTAGGGGTAGCTATAAATTATAAGAGTCCAGTAGTAGGCATCACGGCAGAAAAAGAGCATTGGCTGGTAAAGACTAAAAATGCCAGTTTCAAATCCAAGAAAATTATTATGGCCACGGGAAGTAACCCTAAAGTATGGGACCTGTTAGGTAATTTAGGTCATACCATTATCACTCCTGTACCCTCTTTGTTCACGTTTAACATACAGGATAAAAGAATTGCCGATATTCCTGGCTTAAGTACTGCTGCTGAGGTTCATGTTTTGGAAAGCAGTACGGGAAAGGGAAACTTATACGGCAAGAAAAATAGAGAGGCCGTACTTACCTCGGAAGGCCCTTTACTCATAACACACTGGGGAATGAGTGGACCGGCCATCTTAAAACTATCCGCGTGGGGTGCCAGAATTTTAAAAAACTACAACTATAATTTTAAGATTCAGGTCAACTGGGTTCCAGAGTATCATAAGGAGGGACTTTTGGGACTGTTCATGGAGGTAAAAAAAGTAGAACGTAAAACAGTTTTACGAACAAAAGTAGTAGATATCCCCAAGAGGTTGTGGGTAAATCTAGTACGGGCGTCTGGGATAGCTGATTCGGACACATGGCCAGATGTCTCTAAAATACAGCTTCAAAATTTGGCGGAGCAATTAACCAACGGAATTTATCAGGTTACTGGCAAGAGCACCTTTAAAGAAGAGTTTGTTACTGCCGGCGGCATTGATTTAAAGGAAATCAACTTTAAGACCTATGAGAGTAAAGTAATTCCTAATCTGTATTTCGCTGGAGAAATAATGAATATAGACGCCATCACCGGAGGCTTTAATTTTCAGAATGCTTGGACCTCGGGCTATATGGCGGCACAAGGAATAATTGCTGAATTAGCGAATGACGAATAA
- a CDS encoding DUF1697 domain-containing protein, translating into MEKYIAFLRGINVGGHKKVPMAKLREVLDVTGFHEVRTYIQSGNIVFKCPEKSVSELEQIIKKTIEDSFGFRVPTLVKSLDEVQKIIDDNPFTTSEYLETNSVYFTLLFDVPSGEQIRSFESVTYPNEEFKISDSCVYLLCKKGYGNAKLNNNLIERKLRVTATARNYRTMNKLLELAS; encoded by the coding sequence ATGGAGAAGTATATCGCTTTTTTAAGAGGAATCAATGTTGGAGGTCACAAGAAAGTACCCATGGCAAAACTTAGGGAAGTGCTGGATGTTACTGGTTTTCATGAGGTAAGAACATATATTCAGAGCGGTAATATTGTATTTAAATGCCCAGAGAAATCCGTCAGCGAATTAGAGCAAATCATTAAAAAGACCATTGAGGATAGTTTCGGTTTTAGAGTTCCGACTTTAGTAAAATCTCTTGATGAAGTTCAAAAAATCATAGATGATAACCCCTTTACAACTTCAGAATATTTAGAAACTAACAGCGTTTATTTTACACTCCTTTTTGATGTTCCGTCGGGGGAACAGATACGTTCTTTTGAATCGGTTACCTACCCGAATGAAGAATTCAAGATTTCCGATAGCTGCGTGTATCTTCTTTGTAAAAAGGGATATGGCAACGCAAAGTTGAACAACAACCTTATAGAACGCAAATTGAGAGTTACCGCCACAGCAAGGAACTACCGCACCATGAACAAGCTTTTGGAACTGGCCTCCTAA
- a CDS encoding TspO/MBR family protein: MKKKLVYIVISVTLCLVIGFLASFATQSSVNDWYLTLNKPSFNPPNWIFAPVWTTLYILMGIAAGWVWGKGFHHKYVKTGLYHFGFQLLLNALWSIVFFGLKSPFYALWVIIALLIMLILTIKWFKVVSKLAAILLIPYLLWVCFATLLNYKIWELN, from the coding sequence TTGAAAAAGAAACTAGTCTATATCGTTATCTCCGTTACCCTTTGCCTAGTTATTGGGTTTCTTGCCAGTTTTGCAACGCAGAGCTCTGTTAATGACTGGTATTTAACCCTGAACAAACCAAGTTTTAATCCGCCCAATTGGATATTTGCACCAGTTTGGACCACACTTTACATACTCATGGGCATCGCTGCGGGATGGGTCTGGGGAAAGGGTTTCCACCATAAATATGTAAAAACGGGACTTTATCATTTTGGTTTTCAGTTATTGTTAAATGCTCTGTGGAGTATCGTATTTTTTGGACTCAAAAGTCCGTTTTATGCACTTTGGGTAATCATTGCACTCTTGATTATGCTTATTTTAACCATTAAATGGTTTAAAGTAGTGAGCAAGTTGGCGGCCATTTTATTGATTCCTTATCTATTATGGGTATGTTTTGCCACGCTCCTTAACTATAAAATATGGGAGCTTAATTGA
- a CDS encoding diphosphomevalonate/mevalonate 3,5-bisphosphate decarboxylase family protein: MTEKDFVPSAYHNLKEEGVVGFKSPSNIALVKYWGKKENQIPANPSISFTLDACATKTILTYSKLEKRATSFSFDLIFEGKPKPSFTPKITTFFSRIVNYVPFLLDYHFVIETSNSFPHSSGIASSASGMSALALCLMEIEKELNPEISDAHFVQKASFLSRLGSGSACRSIQGDIVQWGNHTDTDGSSDLYGIKYPYEVHKIFRNYHDTILLVDKGEKQVSSTVGHDLMHNHPFARQRFAQAHENLTKLKSVFKEGDLKEFIKIVESEALTLHAMMMTSHPYFILMKPNTLEIINKIWSFRERSGTHVCFTLDAGANVHVLYPENEKEEVYQFIKNELVVYCQNQQYICDRIGFGAKRINVGLDN, translated from the coding sequence ATGACCGAAAAAGATTTTGTGCCTTCAGCATATCACAATTTAAAAGAAGAAGGTGTAGTTGGTTTTAAATCCCCGAGTAATATAGCTTTAGTGAAGTACTGGGGAAAGAAGGAGAATCAGATTCCGGCGAACCCGTCCATTAGTTTCACCCTAGATGCCTGTGCCACCAAAACCATTCTTACTTACAGTAAACTGGAAAAACGGGCAACGAGCTTTTCTTTTGATTTAATTTTTGAAGGAAAGCCAAAACCTAGCTTTACTCCTAAGATTACGACTTTTTTTAGTCGTATTGTAAACTATGTACCGTTTTTGTTGGACTATCATTTTGTAATTGAAACTTCCAATTCTTTTCCCCATAGCAGCGGTATCGCCTCATCCGCAAGCGGTATGTCTGCGCTTGCACTTTGCTTAATGGAAATAGAGAAAGAACTGAATCCAGAAATATCAGACGCTCATTTTGTGCAAAAAGCATCGTTTTTGTCCCGATTAGGTTCAGGTAGTGCCTGTAGAAGTATTCAGGGAGATATCGTGCAATGGGGAAACCATACCGATACGGATGGAAGCTCCGACTTATACGGCATAAAGTATCCCTACGAGGTACATAAAATATTCAGGAACTATCACGACACCATCCTTTTGGTGGACAAAGGAGAAAAACAGGTAAGCAGTACGGTAGGTCATGATTTAATGCACAATCATCCATTTGCTCGTCAACGCTTTGCACAGGCCCATGAGAATTTAACAAAACTCAAGTCGGTCTTTAAGGAGGGAGACCTTAAGGAATTCATTAAAATTGTAGAGAGCGAAGCACTTACCCTACATGCCATGATGATGACAAGCCATCCTTATTTTATTTTAATGAAACCGAATACTTTAGAGATTATAAATAAAATCTGGTCGTTTCGGGAACGTTCTGGTACACACGTTTGCTTTACCTTGGATGCTGGCGCTAATGTTCATGTTTTATATCCCGAAAACGAAAAAGAAGAAGTCTATCAATTTATTAAGAATGAGTTAGTTGTATACTGTCAAAACCAACAGTATATTTGTGATAGAATTGGTTTTGGAGCCAAAAGAATAAACGTAGGCTTGGATAATTAA
- a CDS encoding mevalonate kinase — protein sequence MKGPLFYSKILLFGEYGIIKDSKGLSIPYNFFKGALKMDDNTSEKAQQSNMALSRFAEYLDKLTKEQPELVSFNVKELKEDIAKGMYFDSSIPQGYGVGSSGALVAAIYDKYANDKITVLENLTRKKLLKLKTIFGNMESFFHGKSSGLDPLNSYLSLPILINSKDNIESTSIPTQNAKGKGAVFLLDSGSTGETAPMVQLFMEQMKSEGFRNMLKNQFIKHTDACVEDFVNGNVKSLFGNLKQLSNVVLDNFKPMIPAKFHELWKQGIDSNEYYLKLCGSGGGGYILGFTEDLAKAKKALKDYKLEVVYNF from the coding sequence ATGAAAGGACCATTATTTTACTCTAAAATACTTCTTTTTGGAGAGTATGGAATTATTAAGGACTCCAAAGGACTTTCTATACCTTATAATTTTTTCAAGGGAGCCCTGAAAATGGACGATAATACATCGGAGAAAGCGCAACAATCCAATATGGCGCTGAGCCGTTTTGCCGAGTATTTAGATAAGCTTACAAAAGAACAACCAGAGTTGGTGTCTTTTAATGTAAAGGAGTTAAAGGAAGATATTGCCAAAGGCATGTATTTTGACAGTTCTATACCTCAAGGTTACGGAGTAGGTAGTAGTGGTGCTTTGGTAGCCGCTATTTATGATAAATATGCCAATGATAAGATTACGGTATTAGAAAATCTTACCAGGAAAAAATTACTTAAGCTAAAAACGATTTTTGGGAATATGGAATCTTTTTTCCACGGAAAATCATCTGGCTTAGACCCCTTGAACAGTTACCTTAGCTTACCTATACTTATTAATTCAAAAGATAACATAGAGTCTACCAGTATTCCTACGCAAAATGCGAAAGGTAAAGGGGCCGTTTTTCTTTTGGATAGTGGGTCAACCGGTGAGACCGCTCCGATGGTGCAGCTTTTTATGGAACAGATGAAGAGTGAAGGTTTTAGGAATATGCTTAAAAATCAGTTTATAAAACATACCGATGCCTGCGTAGAAGATTTTGTCAATGGTAATGTAAAATCCCTTTTTGGAAATCTGAAACAGTTGTCAAACGTAGTTTTGGATAACTTTAAACCTATGATTCCCGCTAAGTTTCACGAACTGTGGAAACAGGGCATAGACAGTAACGAATATTACTTAAAATTATGTGGTTCTGGCGGCGGCGGTTACATCCTTGGTTTTACAGAAGATTTGGCCAAGGCCAAGAAGGCATTAAAAGACTATAAATTAGAGGTGGTTTACAACTTCTAG
- a CDS encoding geranylgeranylglycerol-phosphate geranylgeranyltransferase, with translation MFSRKNKLLLLKVLSLFSVVRGYNVLIIALAQYLASIYILAPKLPLGRVILDINLLVIVLASTLVIASGYIINNFYDAEKDLINKPRKSMLDRLVSQRFKLTTYFVLNFLAVFAASYVSFRAVLFFSAYIFGIWFYSHKLKKVPFVGNFVSATLAITPFFAVFVYYKNFENVIFVHAVFLFLLILSREMIKDLENISGDLAQNYRTIPIIYGVRTSKFLIAALILLTLIPSLLLIFKFDIGYMHYYFAVCVALLLLFLLLLLKATTKKHYVWLHNILKLIIVAGVFSILLIDIDLVLNRIL, from the coding sequence ATGTTTAGTAGAAAAAACAAACTCTTACTTCTTAAAGTGTTGAGTCTGTTTTCTGTGGTACGTGGTTATAACGTTCTGATTATAGCCCTAGCGCAGTATTTAGCTTCCATTTATATACTGGCACCAAAATTACCGCTAGGCAGGGTTATTTTGGACATCAATCTCTTGGTCATCGTCTTGGCTTCTACCTTAGTCATCGCAAGCGGCTATATCATTAATAATTTTTACGATGCCGAAAAGGACCTGATCAACAAACCCAGGAAGAGTATGTTGGATAGGCTGGTGAGTCAGCGTTTTAAATTAACCACCTACTTTGTATTGAACTTTCTTGCGGTATTCGCGGCGAGCTATGTTTCTTTTAGGGCCGTATTGTTCTTCTCGGCCTACATCTTCGGTATCTGGTTCTATTCTCATAAGCTAAAAAAAGTGCCCTTTGTCGGAAATTTTGTCTCTGCAACCCTTGCTATTACACCTTTTTTTGCTGTTTTTGTATACTACAAGAATTTTGAAAATGTAATTTTTGTTCATGCCGTTTTCCTATTTCTGCTGATACTATCACGGGAGATGATAAAGGATTTGGAGAATATTTCTGGAGATTTGGCTCAGAACTATAGAACAATTCCCATTATTTATGGTGTTAGAACCTCTAAATTCTTAATAGCGGCCTTAATTCTATTGACGCTGATACCATCATTGCTTCTTATCTTTAAGTTCGATATTGGCTATATGCATTATTATTTTGCAGTTTGTGTGGCTCTTTTGTTACTCTTTCTGTTATTATTGCTAAAAGCTACGACCAAAAAGCATTACGTCTGGTTACATAATATTTTGAAGTTGATTATTGTTGCAGGTGTTTTTAGTATTCTTTTAATCGATATTGATTTGGTTTTAAATCGGATTTTATAA